The following DNA comes from Desulfovibrio sp. X2.
CGTATTTTGCGGACGTCACACGAGAAGAGGAATGCCTCCGGCGGCCAGGGCGGGGGCTGCGCGCCCCCGCCCTGGACCCACCCCGCGCCAGGCTGAGCCTGGACCCCTTTCGCGACGGACAGGCGGACGAACGGGCGGGGCGTCGCCCGGGCGTGGGAGGCCGCTCCCTTGATCCCCCGAGAGCGACGGAATCCCGTCCTCCTTTTTCGCCATCTCCTTTGCCCTGAGCCTTCAGAAGCGTCCGTCGGCATCGTCATGGTCAAAGGAGGCGGCGGGGAAGAAAAATCCGGTCCGTTCCCCCTCCACAGCCAGCAGCGTACCGGGCCTCGGCCCGGGCGGCTCGGGATCCATCGGGCGACGCTTCGCGGGCGAAGGCGGGTCGAGGGAGTGCCTCCCTCGCGTGAGATGGGCCAGGAAGGGGCGGGGACTCCGTAGGGATGATCCCTTCCTGGCCGCCGGAGGCATTCCTAGATCGGCACGAACACGAGGCAGAGGATGTCGTTGTCGTAGCCGTCACCGCGTTTGTATTCTCGGTAGCCGGAGGAGACCTGGGCGCCCATGGCGTAGGCGCGGCCGTCCATCTCCACGACGGCGGACTCGCGTTCGCCGTTGTCGAGGTGGAAGAAGCGGTCGGAGAGGTTCAGCCGTTTGCCCACGGGGTAGTCCGGGCTGGTGGAGGAGACGATGCGTTTGCCGCGGTCGGCGAAGACGCCGAAGCTGCCGTCCACGATCTGCTTCATCTCGTTGCGGGGCAGGGCGTCGAGGAGCATGGCCATGAACTGCGGCTCGGCGTCGAAGACGATCTGGATGACGCCGACCGCCGGCTCCCCGGCCGACTGGGCGCGCACGGCCGTGCTGTAGACGTAGGTGGGCCTGCCTCCGTAGAGCGGGGTGGGCTCGAAGGCGGAGACGCAGTAGTCCTTGCTCGTGCTGAGCCCCATGGCCCTGTGCACCAGGGCCGGGTCGAGCTTCATGCCCACGAAGTCCTGGCCCGAGGGCAGGTCCTGGTCGGTGAAGCGTTCGTTCAGGCCGTCCGGGGGGGTGGAGCAGGCCACGACCACGCCGTCGGCGTCGGCCAGCAGGAGGCGCAGGTAGGGGGTGTAGAGGTTGTTGATGTACTGCAGGTTGCCGGTCAGGGCTTCGCGTTCGGCGGCGTCGAGCCCGCGTTCGGCATGGCGGGCGAGCAGCGAGCGGAAGAGGGGGGTAAGGGCCCACCAGCAGACGTCGTTGGCGCGTTCGTAGAGGTTCCGGTCCGCGATGTTGTTGCCCTGGAAGGCGCGGAACTGCACGTCGTTGAAGAGGGCGTCCACGACGGTCTGCTGGAGGTTCTTGATGGCGTCGAAGAAGAGGCCGTCGATCTCGTCGCCGATCCAGTTGACGAAGCGCAGCACCTCGACGAAGCCGTCGGCCTTGAATTTGGCGGCCTTGACTTGGCCGTTCAGGCTGTCCAGCTTCATGTCGGCCAGGAGGTCGTCGGATTCGTTCTTGATGGCGGTGAGGTCGCGCGAGAAGTTGCGCAGCTGTGATCCGGAGGACTGGCCGCCGTTCTCCCCGCCGTGCCGGAAGGCCTCGGCGGTGCCGATCATGGCCATGCCGTACCACGTGAGGCCGTAGAATCCCTGGTAGCCGTCCGTGGCCACGGTGCTTACGAGATAGGGCTTGGCTTCGAACTCGAGCAGCCGGAATTCGGCCTCGACGTCAACGGGCACGGTGAGGCCGAGGGGCAGCGTCTGGGGATCGTTTCCGGCGATGATCCGCCCGCCCTCGTCGAGGACGGCCACGCGCATGAGGTCGTTGCCCTGGCGCAGGTCGCTGAAGATGCGCTCCATCTCGTCCTTGAAATCGAAGCAGAGGAAGAGGACGCCGAGGGCTTCCTGGGTGTCGGGGTCCTTGATGGTCTGGGAGTAGAGCAGGGTCTCGCCCTTGCCGGGCCTGAGGTCGGTCCCCCTGAAGGTCTCCAGGTACTTGTCCTGCGCCTGCATGCGCTCGATGCGCAGCGTCTCGGCGAGCAGAGGGTCGGCGGACTTCCTGCCGTAGGCCTCGCCGCGCGCGAGGCTCGAGCAGATCCTGCCCCGGGTGTCGAGGATGAGGATCTCGTCGTAGACGGTGTACTCGTGGCGGTAGTCCTCGAGCCGCCTGCGCAGGGTCTCGGAGCAGGCCGCGGCCTCTCCGTCCGCGTCGTCGTCCGAGGCGTCGCGCACGCGCCTCAGAAAGCTCACGATCTCGGCGTCCGTTGCCAGGTAGCCGACGTCGGCCGTGCGTTCGTATAGGTTCCGCTTGAGGATGTTGATGGTGAACTTGGCCGCGTCCGTGATCTCGAGCACGACCTTCTTGGCCATCTCGTAGAGGATCGCGTCCACGAGGCGGCGCTGAATCTCGCTGTACTTGGAGCGGGTGGAGCCCATGTCCTGGATCAGCGGGCCGAAGAGCCTGCCGGCGTCCGAATCCATGCGCCCGGTCTCGATCATGCCCGCGGTGATGGCGCCGTCCCAGCGCTTGTTGATGGAGCGGAACGTCCTGATATAACCGGAAACTTCCGGCATGGCCTGGAGCAGGTTATCCCGATGTTGCGCCACATGCTGTGTTTCCATATAACAATTTTTGTATTACCCCCTAACGAGATAGGTTTTATTATAGGTCAATTTTACAAAAAATGGAATGCTGGATTTTCGAGATGAACGCCGTAGCATCATGCCGCACGAGACCGAAGGACGCCTCGCGCAGGGACGGCGACTCAATCGGCGGCATGCCGCGAATCCCGCATCGGACGTGAAGATCGGGTCCGCAGGTGGTCCTCTCGTACAGGGGCGGGGAATTCGTCGGGAGATGCAGAGATTGCTGGAGAGGGCTGACGAAAAATGGAAAAAGATCGGAGCATGAAAAAAGAGCCGGGTCCCTCGCGGGGCCCGGCTCTTTCGAGGCGTATGGCGATGAAGCGGTCTAGATGACCTTGTTCAGGCTGTACTCGATGATGCCCTTGGCGCCTGCGGCCACGAGCTGGGGGATGAGGTCGCGGACCACGGACTCGCCGACCACGATCTCCACGGACAGCCACGGGGACTTGTAGAGGTGGGCCACGGTGGGGGCGGTGATGGCGGGCAGGGTCTGCATGATGGCGTCGACCTTGTCCTCGGGAACGTTCATCTTCAGGCCCACGAGCTTCTCGGCCTCGAGCGCGCCGGTCAGCAGCATGTTGATCTGCTCGATCTTGGTGCGCTTCTCCGGGTTCTCCCAGGCGGTCTTGTTGGCGATGAGGCGCGTGTTGGTGATCAGCACGTCCTCGATGATGCGCAGGCCGTGGGCCTTGATGGTCGTGCCGGTCTCGGTGACCTCGACGATGGCGTCGCACAGTCCCTGCACGACCTTGGCCTCGGTGGCGCCCCAGGAGTACTCGACGTCGACCTTGATGCCGCGTTCGGCGAAGTAGCGCTTGGTGAAGCCGACGAGCTCGGTGGCGATCTTCTTGCCCTGCAGGTCCTCGGGCTTGCGGTAGGGCGAGTCGCCGCCCACGGCCAGGACCCAGCGCGCCGGGCGGTTGGAGACCTTGGAGTAGACCAGGTCCGAGACCACGACCACGTCGGACTCGTTCTCCATGATCCAGTCCTTGCCGGTCAGGCCCACGTCCAGGGTGCCGTCGGCCACGTAGCGGGACATCTCCTGGGCGCGGCACATGGCGCAGGAGATGTCGGCGTCGTCGACCTCGGGGAAATAGTTGCGGTGGCTCGGGTTGATCTTCCAACCGGCCTTGGCGAAGAGCTTGATGGTGGCGTCCTGCAGCGAACCCTTGGGGATGCCGAGCTTGAGCTTGTCCTTGGACATTATTTGTAGACCTCCTTGGGGTCGAAGACTTTCTCGGAGACGATCTCGGGTTCGCCCGAGCCCACGATCTCGCGGTAGAAGCAGGAGCGGTAGCCCTCGTGGCAGGCGGCGCCGCCCACCTGCTCGACGATCAGCAGCACGGTGTCGGCGTCACAGTCCAGGCGCACGTTGTGCACCTTCTGCACGTGGCCGCTGGTGCCGCCCTTGTGCCACAGCGTGTTGCGGCTGCGGCTGTAGAAGTGGGCCTCGCCGGTCTCCAGCGTCTTGTCCCAGGCTTCCTCGTTCATGTAGGCGAGCATGAGGACCTCTCCGTCCTCGATGTCCTGCACGATGGCGGGGACCAACCCCCCGCACTTGGCGAAATCAGGCTTCATTGAGCGCTCCGCGTCATTGTCGAAATATGTACGAAAGGCACGAAAGACGCTTCGCATAACGTGTTTCCGCATGGGGCGCAAGCGGCCGGGAACGGGGGGAGTATGACGTTTTCGTTACGCGGCCCGACCCTCGGCCGGACCGGTCCTGCGGCGCGCCGCTGTCGGACGGCGGGAGGCGGGCGCCGTGCGGGGGACGGGGAAGGGGAGGGCCGGGCCCTCCCCCCCTGGGCATGGACGGCGGGGGTGCCTAGTCCAGGGCCTCGTCGATCCAGTTGAGCGCCGCGGCCACGTTGGGGAAGCCGAGCGTGGAGGTCAGGCAGATGACCGAGTGTTCGATCTCCTCGCGGCTGGCCCCGGCTTCCCTGGCGCGCCGCGCGTGGCTCTGCACCGAGCCGGTGGACAGCGAGGCCGCCGCCGCGCCGAGCTGGATGAGGCGCACGGTCTTGGCGTCCAGGGGGCCCATCTCCTGCACGGTCTTGCCCAGGGCCTGGACGGCGTCCATGAAGGCCGGATACCGTTCCGCTATCTTGCGGTAGTGCTTGGGCGGCTTGTCCTTCTTTTCCATGTTCGCCTCCGCGTTCGGCTGAGTGTCTGTGGACATGACGAAATCGGTCCCATGAACTAGGATACAGAAAAAAACGTGACCCGGCTAGGCATGCCGGAAAGGGGGCTCAGGTGGAGGAGAAGGGACGGACCGTTTCCGCCTCGCGCTTCGAGCAGGCGAGGATGATCCTGCCGCAGGACACCAACCCGTACGGCAGCGTGCACGGCGGCGTGCTGATGAAGGAGATAGACGAGGCCGCGGCCGTGGCGGCCATGCGCCATTGCCGCATGAACACGGTCACTGCCTCCATAGACCGCCTGGATTTCCATTCCCCGGTGCAGGTGGGGGAGCTCGTGAGCTTCAAGGCCTCGGTCAACGGGGTGGGGCGCACGTCGCTCGAGTGCGGCGTGCGCGTGGAGGCGGAGAACATGCTGAGCGGCGAGGTGCGCCACATCGCCTCGGCCTTCCTGACCTTCGTGGCCCTGGACGAAAACGGCCGCCCGGCCGGGGTGCCGCCGCTCGTGCCCGAGGACGCGGAGGACGAGCGCAGGATGCACGAGGCCTCCTGGCGCCGGGAGTCGCGCGCGGCCCGCCGCCGGGGCTGAGGCGCGGGGAAAGCCCGCGTCCGGCTCCCGGCAGGCAGTCGGGAATCAGGACAGGCCGATGCTCACGGGGTCGAGCTCGCCCGCGAACGAGATCTCGGCCTTGCCGCGCAGGAAGACCGCGCCGTCCGCGTAGGTGATGGTCAGCTCCTGGCCGCCGCTCGTGGTGACCGCCACCTCGGGGCCGGTGAGGCCCAGGGCGTGGGCCAGCACCGTGGTGGCGCAGGCGCCCGTGCCGCAGGCCAGGGTCTCGCCTTCCACGCCGCGCTCGTAGGTCCGCAGGAGCGCGGAG
Coding sequences within:
- a CDS encoding carboxymuconolactone decarboxylase family protein; this encodes MEKKDKPPKHYRKIAERYPAFMDAVQALGKTVQEMGPLDAKTVRLIQLGAAAASLSTGSVQSHARRAREAGASREEIEHSVICLTSTLGFPNVAAALNWIDEALD
- a CDS encoding acyl-CoA thioesterase; its protein translation is MILPQDTNPYGSVHGGVLMKEIDEAAAVAAMRHCRMNTVTASIDRLDFHSPVQVGELVSFKASVNGVGRTSLECGVRVEAENMLSGEVRHIASAFLTFVALDENGRPAGVPPLVPEDAEDERRMHEASWRRESRAARRRG
- a CDS encoding cache domain-containing protein, whose amino-acid sequence is MPEVSGYIRTFRSINKRWDGAITAGMIETGRMDSDAGRLFGPLIQDMGSTRSKYSEIQRRLVDAILYEMAKKVVLEITDAAKFTINILKRNLYERTADVGYLATDAEIVSFLRRVRDASDDDADGEAAACSETLRRRLEDYRHEYTVYDEILILDTRGRICSSLARGEAYGRKSADPLLAETLRIERMQAQDKYLETFRGTDLRPGKGETLLYSQTIKDPDTQEALGVLFLCFDFKDEMERIFSDLRQGNDLMRVAVLDEGGRIIAGNDPQTLPLGLTVPVDVEAEFRLLEFEAKPYLVSTVATDGYQGFYGLTWYGMAMIGTAEAFRHGGENGGQSSGSQLRNFSRDLTAIKNESDDLLADMKLDSLNGQVKAAKFKADGFVEVLRFVNWIGDEIDGLFFDAIKNLQQTVVDALFNDVQFRAFQGNNIADRNLYERANDVCWWALTPLFRSLLARHAERGLDAAEREALTGNLQYINNLYTPYLRLLLADADGVVVACSTPPDGLNERFTDQDLPSGQDFVGMKLDPALVHRAMGLSTSKDYCVSAFEPTPLYGGRPTYVYSTAVRAQSAGEPAVGVIQIVFDAEPQFMAMLLDALPRNEMKQIVDGSFGVFADRGKRIVSSTSPDYPVGKRLNLSDRFFHLDNGERESAVVEMDGRAYAMGAQVSSGYREYKRGDGYDNDILCLVFVPI
- the hisG gene encoding ATP phosphoribosyltransferase, whose protein sequence is MMSKDKLKLGIPKGSLQDATIKLFAKAGWKINPSHRNYFPEVDDADISCAMCRAQEMSRYVADGTLDVGLTGKDWIMENESDVVVVSDLVYSKVSNRPARWVLAVGGDSPYRKPEDLQGKKIATELVGFTKRYFAERGIKVDVEYSWGATEAKVVQGLCDAIVEVTETGTTIKAHGLRIIEDVLITNTRLIANKTAWENPEKRTKIEQINMLLTGALEAEKLVGLKMNVPEDKVDAIMQTLPAITAPTVAHLYKSPWLSVEIVVGESVVRDLIPQLVAAGAKGIIEYSLNKVI
- the hisI gene encoding phosphoribosyl-AMP cyclohydrolase — protein: MKPDFAKCGGLVPAIVQDIEDGEVLMLAYMNEEAWDKTLETGEAHFYSRSRNTLWHKGGTSGHVQKVHNVRLDCDADTVLLIVEQVGGAACHEGYRSCFYREIVGSGEPEIVSEKVFDPKEVYK